A section of the Flavobacterium sp. CG_23.5 genome encodes:
- the tgt gene encoding tRNA guanosine(34) transglycosylase Tgt gives MKFDLLKTDPQSKARAGTITTDHGVIETPIFMPVGTVASVKGVHQRELKEDINPDIILGNTYHLYLRPQTEILEKAGGLHKFMNWDRNILTDSGGYQVYSLSANRKIKEEGVKFKSHIDGSYHFFTPENVMEIQRTIGADIIMAFDECTPYPCDYRYAQRSMHMTHRWLDRCISHLDKVPLKYGYDQTFFPIIQGSTYKDLRRQSAEYIANSNQQGNAIGGLSVGEPAEEMYAMTEVVCEILPEDKPRYLMGVGTPINILENIALGIDMFDCVMPTRNARNGMLFTANGSINIKNKKWADDFSPIDEMAITYVDTEYTKAYLRHLFAANEYLGKQIATIHNLGFYMWLVREARKHILAGDFKPWKEMMVKNMSQRL, from the coding sequence ATGAAGTTTGATTTATTGAAAACAGACCCGCAGTCAAAAGCTAGAGCGGGAACCATTACTACTGATCACGGTGTGATTGAAACACCTATTTTTATGCCTGTGGGTACGGTAGCCTCTGTAAAAGGGGTGCATCAACGGGAATTGAAAGAAGATATAAACCCAGATATTATTCTGGGAAACACCTATCATTTATACTTGCGTCCGCAAACTGAAATTCTGGAGAAAGCCGGTGGATTGCATAAATTCATGAACTGGGACCGTAATATTTTGACGGATTCTGGTGGTTATCAAGTGTATTCGCTTTCGGCCAACCGAAAAATTAAGGAAGAAGGGGTGAAGTTCAAATCGCATATTGACGGTTCGTACCACTTTTTTACGCCAGAGAATGTCATGGAAATTCAACGTACCATAGGTGCCGATATTATCATGGCTTTTGATGAGTGTACGCCTTATCCTTGCGATTACCGTTATGCACAACGCTCCATGCACATGACGCATCGCTGGTTAGACCGTTGCATCAGTCACTTGGATAAAGTGCCATTGAAATACGGTTACGACCAGACGTTTTTCCCAATTATTCAGGGAAGTACGTACAAAGATTTACGAAGACAATCAGCCGAATATATTGCGAATTCCAATCAACAGGGAAATGCCATCGGTGGACTTTCAGTTGGGGAACCGGCAGAGGAAATGTACGCGATGACGGAAGTAGTTTGTGAAATTTTACCCGAAGACAAACCGCGTTACCTGATGGGCGTGGGAACTCCAATAAATATTCTCGAAAATATTGCGCTTGGAATCGACATGTTTGACTGTGTGATGCCTACGCGTAACGCCAGAAACGGAATGCTTTTTACGGCGAACGGTTCTATAAATATCAAAAACAAAAAATGGGCGGATGATTTTTCTCCTATCGACGAAATGGCCATCACTTATGTAGATACGGAATACACCAAAGCGTATTTGCGTCACCTTTTTGCTGCCAATGAATACCTAGGGAAACAAATTGCCACGATTCATAATCTTGGGTTTTATATGTGGTTGGTTCGTGAGGCTAGAAAACATATCTTAGCAGGCGATTTCAAACCTTGGAAAGAAATGATGGTGAAGAATATGAGCCAAAGATTGTAA
- a CDS encoding RNA ligase family protein, which translates to MKKYPSIEQFRNVIRTVKTNHDYQGKDEKGESVYSHNSNYPTLKFKGTVKLHGTNAGIVKYPDGKIEFQSRERVLELESDNAGFMNKMHLLDFDKFFNKLSFNEFGAIYGEWCGGNVQKGVAINGLEKMFVIFGVKVDDEWVEIPEAFKDEENKIFNINQFKTSEVEIDFNSPELIQNRLIELTIDVENECPVGKHFGNIGIGEGIVFTSVDFPDLKFKSKGEKHSASKVKVLNEIDVVAMESINEFVELSVTENRLKQGLEVLKENGISIETKSIGEFLRWIVTDILKEEKDTLETSGLDEKKVKGAIVNKARFWFLNNF; encoded by the coding sequence ATGAAAAAATACCCAAGTATTGAGCAGTTTAGAAATGTGATTAGAACTGTAAAAACAAATCACGATTATCAAGGGAAAGACGAAAAAGGAGAAAGTGTTTATTCTCATAATTCAAATTACCCAACATTAAAATTTAAAGGAACTGTAAAACTTCACGGAACAAATGCAGGAATTGTAAAATATCCTGATGGTAAAATAGAATTTCAATCAAGAGAAAGAGTTTTAGAATTAGAATCTGACAATGCTGGATTTATGAATAAAATGCACTTACTTGATTTTGATAAGTTTTTTAACAAATTATCATTTAATGAATTTGGTGCAATTTATGGAGAATGGTGCGGTGGAAATGTTCAAAAAGGAGTTGCTATTAATGGATTGGAAAAAATGTTTGTGATTTTCGGTGTAAAAGTAGATGATGAATGGGTTGAAATTCCTGAAGCATTCAAAGATGAGGAAAACAAAATATTTAATATTAACCAATTTAAAACATCCGAGGTTGAAATAGATTTTAATAGTCCTGAATTAATTCAAAATAGATTGATTGAATTAACTATCGATGTTGAAAATGAATGCCCTGTTGGAAAGCATTTTGGAAATATTGGAATTGGAGAAGGAATTGTTTTTACATCAGTAGATTTCCCTGATTTAAAATTCAAATCAAAAGGCGAAAAACATTCTGCATCAAAAGTAAAAGTATTAAACGAAATTGATGTTGTAGCAATGGAAAGTATTAATGAATTTGTAGAATTGTCAGTAACCGAAAACAGATTGAAACAAGGATTGGAAGTTCTAAAAGAAAACGGAATCTCAATTGAAACAAAATCTATTGGAGAGTTTTTAAGATGGATTGTAACCGATATTTTAAAAGAGGAAAAAGATACTTTAGAAACAAGCGGATTAGATGAAAAGAAAGTGAAAGGAGCTATTGTAAATAAAGCAAGATTTTGGTTTTTAAATAATTTTTAA
- a CDS encoding tyrosine-type recombinase/integrase yields MNWAAKLIQHNSENRIAVYFEKSQDLITRIKQIEGARWSHQKTVWHIPDTIENRERFKIEPPSYSLPSPEGIVQIQKFKQWMRSKRYSESTITTYSEALKSFLIFHSEKPVVEINNEDVIIYNNEYILKNNLSASYQNQTVNAIKLFFITVRETKIDIDKIHRPKRAKLLPNVLSKEEIKLILNAHSNIKHKMMLSLIYSCGLRCGELLALQPVHIDSQRNIVLLKNAKGKKDRIVPLSPKILEMLRDYYTVYKPTAYLFEGRGTGQPYDARSLQLILKQAIVKANIKKPVTLHWLRHSYATHLLESGTDLRYIQELLGHNSSKTTEIYTHVSTKSIQQIKSPFDDL; encoded by the coding sequence ATGAATTGGGCAGCAAAATTGATACAACACAATAGCGAAAATAGAATTGCCGTTTATTTTGAAAAAAGTCAAGACCTAATTACCCGTATAAAACAAATAGAAGGAGCACGATGGAGTCATCAGAAAACGGTTTGGCACATCCCAGATACAATCGAAAACCGAGAACGTTTCAAGATAGAACCTCCGTCATATTCGCTCCCTTCACCCGAAGGAATTGTTCAAATACAAAAATTCAAACAATGGATGCGTTCCAAACGCTATAGCGAAAGTACCATAACTACCTATAGCGAAGCCTTAAAATCTTTCTTGATTTTCCACAGCGAAAAACCAGTTGTAGAAATCAATAATGAGGACGTGATAATATATAATAACGAGTATATTTTAAAAAACAATCTTTCGGCTTCCTACCAGAATCAAACGGTCAACGCTATCAAATTATTTTTCATAACAGTTAGAGAAACCAAAATCGATATTGACAAAATTCACCGGCCAAAACGAGCTAAACTATTACCTAATGTTTTAAGTAAAGAGGAAATAAAATTAATCTTGAATGCCCACAGCAATATCAAACATAAAATGATGCTATCATTAATTTACAGTTGCGGCTTACGTTGCGGTGAATTATTGGCACTGCAGCCCGTTCATATTGACTCGCAAAGGAATATTGTATTACTCAAAAATGCCAAAGGAAAAAAAGACCGAATTGTACCTTTGAGTCCTAAAATTTTAGAAATGCTGCGTGACTATTATACCGTTTATAAACCAACTGCTTATTTATTTGAAGGACGAGGAACAGGACAACCCTATGACGCTAGGAGTTTGCAACTCATCCTAAAACAAGCCATAGTAAAAGCCAATATTAAAAAGCCCGTTACGCTACATTGGTTGCGCCATAGTTATGCCACTCATTTATTAGAAAGTGGTACGGATTTAAGATATATACAAGAACTATTAGGTCACAACAGTAGCAAAACTACTGAAATCTACACACATGTAAGTACAAAAAGCATTCAACAAATTAAAAGTCCTTTTGATGATTTGTAA
- a CDS encoding Eco57I restriction-modification methylase domain-containing protein produces the protein MKLNERAWAGQIISWIKQSINDSTTIFQDATNDEGLKVASGRTKFPDVLLFTDKISGVVFNGWELKFPDTSADDSEMLENALEKAERLKSNSFVTWNGTEAIIWKINDDNYSLSGLEKLKVYPKEKDIVKRNDLADRNNYNKHEAKLQKRLNEILHDLGQLYENGELKNAINISSNIVEAVTQTALHFVPQLKNEINELKGDDKAFRTEFNQWKIIESATLKILSTSSRRVEKVEPEEVLAKFTYYKLIGKVLFYLTLSENLSGKVSKLELKNSKQVQKQLNEFFNQAKKIDYQAVFESDFTDKIPFNETIDELLFRLVGVFNEFDFKVLPTEVIGYILENLVPQEEKQKFGQYFTSETLANLVTFSAIKSRNDVVIDPTSGTGTFLNSFYNTLQFFGNKSHQQILNQIWGNDISHFPATLSVISLYKQKVDDTANFPRIIRKDFFTITPSQTIAIPDNKDIDKINQIPIPKFDAVISNFPFIQQEDIPNEILNTQFESEFAKTQTAFMNGNKFDINGKSDYYIYCFYNSFKFLKDNGTLSAITSNAWLGKNYGLQFKKFLLDNFHIRYIVKSNAEHWFKDSKVSTIFITLEKGASKEPTKFITVNEKLENLFKENSLQQFEDFYTEVDNCNNSKNANWQEDGQFKNVFHKTDKTIIVSIVEQSHLKNSLVSQENWATYFVSQNPLGVFEKKLINPFPSIYDTGRGTRTGWDEMHIISNEENKSLKIEKDFLLPILKTSQELKTVAYSNKSEYNLFVCNEDEKTLKAKYPNAYKHIKKFETTTNKTGIALSDVLKTRKPFWYSLAPEQSANIFISLNPSQRLFFSFSKSPLYLNQRLVAIRVKKKDVEIVSALLNSIVSLLIVELNGVSRNLGALDLNADFFKTKMKIFDPSLLTEKQIENILGKFETLNKRQIQDYENEYKQKDRIAFDEEILKSYGFKTDSLPQLYSILTETIKNRVEMKNR, from the coding sequence ATGAAGTTAAATGAAAGAGCTTGGGCAGGGCAAATAATTAGTTGGATAAAACAATCCATCAATGACAGTACTACAATATTTCAAGACGCCACCAACGATGAAGGCTTGAAAGTTGCCTCAGGTAGAACAAAATTCCCTGATGTTCTTTTATTTACTGATAAAATTTCAGGTGTTGTTTTCAACGGTTGGGAATTAAAATTTCCTGATACGTCTGCGGACGATTCTGAAATGCTTGAGAACGCTTTGGAAAAAGCCGAGCGTTTAAAATCAAATTCTTTCGTTACTTGGAATGGTACTGAGGCAATCATTTGGAAAATCAATGACGATAATTATTCGCTTTCAGGTTTGGAGAAACTAAAAGTTTATCCAAAAGAAAAAGACATTGTAAAAAGAAATGATTTAGCCGATAGAAACAACTACAACAAACACGAAGCTAAACTTCAAAAAAGGCTAAATGAAATTTTACACGATTTAGGACAATTATACGAGAATGGAGAACTTAAAAATGCGATAAACATTTCGTCAAATATTGTTGAAGCGGTAACACAAACTGCATTGCATTTTGTTCCACAACTAAAAAATGAAATCAACGAACTTAAAGGAGATGATAAAGCTTTCAGAACCGAATTTAATCAGTGGAAAATAATTGAAAGTGCTACACTTAAAATCCTTTCAACTTCATCAAGACGAGTTGAAAAAGTTGAACCCGAAGAAGTTTTAGCAAAGTTCACTTACTATAAATTGATTGGTAAAGTTTTGTTTTATTTGACTCTTTCCGAAAACTTGTCAGGCAAAGTTTCTAAATTAGAGTTAAAAAACAGCAAACAAGTTCAAAAACAACTAAATGAATTTTTCAATCAAGCAAAGAAAATAGATTATCAGGCTGTTTTTGAAAGCGATTTTACAGACAAAATTCCATTCAATGAAACAATAGATGAGTTACTCTTTAGACTTGTTGGAGTTTTTAACGAATTTGATTTTAAAGTTTTACCAACCGAAGTAATCGGCTACATATTGGAAAACTTAGTTCCGCAAGAAGAAAAACAAAAATTCGGGCAATACTTTACTTCGGAAACTTTAGCAAATCTTGTTACATTTTCAGCAATTAAAAGCAGAAATGATGTTGTGATTGACCCGACATCAGGTACAGGAACTTTCTTAAATTCGTTTTACAACACATTGCAATTTTTTGGGAACAAAAGCCACCAACAAATTTTAAATCAAATTTGGGGTAACGACATATCTCATTTTCCTGCAACACTTTCAGTTATTAGTTTATACAAACAGAAAGTTGATGATACAGCAAATTTTCCGAGAATAATCCGAAAAGATTTTTTCACGATTACGCCTAGTCAGACAATAGCAATTCCCGACAACAAAGACATTGATAAAATCAATCAAATTCCCATTCCGAAATTTGACGCTGTTATTTCAAATTTTCCTTTCATTCAACAAGAGGATATTCCGAATGAAATTTTGAATACGCAGTTTGAAAGCGAGTTTGCGAAAACCCAAACTGCCTTTATGAACGGTAATAAGTTTGACATAAACGGGAAAAGCGATTATTACATTTATTGCTTTTACAACTCATTTAAGTTTCTTAAAGACAATGGAACTCTATCAGCAATTACCTCAAACGCTTGGTTAGGCAAGAATTATGGGTTACAGTTCAAGAAATTCCTATTGGATAATTTTCACATCAGATACATTGTAAAAAGCAATGCGGAGCATTGGTTCAAAGATTCTAAAGTAAGTACTATTTTTATAACACTTGAAAAAGGGGCAAGCAAAGAGCCAACTAAATTTATTACAGTAAACGAGAAGTTGGAAAATCTTTTTAAAGAGAATTCATTACAACAGTTTGAAGATTTTTATACCGAAGTAGATAATTGCAACAATTCCAAAAACGCCAATTGGCAAGAAGATGGCCAATTCAAAAACGTATTTCATAAAACAGATAAAACAATTATAGTTAGTATTGTTGAGCAATCACATTTGAAAAATTCTCTTGTTTCACAAGAAAATTGGGCAACTTATTTTGTTAGCCAAAATCCATTAGGTGTTTTTGAGAAAAAACTCATAAATCCTTTTCCAAGCATTTATGATACAGGCAGAGGAACACGAACAGGTTGGGACGAAATGCACATTATTTCCAATGAGGAAAACAAATCATTGAAAATAGAAAAAGACTTTTTGTTGCCGATTTTAAAAACAAGTCAGGAACTTAAAACAGTTGCTTACAGCAACAAATCGGAATACAATCTTTTTGTATGCAACGAAGATGAAAAGACATTGAAAGCAAAGTATCCAAATGCTTACAAACACATCAAAAAGTTTGAAACAACTACAAACAAGACAGGAATTGCATTGTCCGATGTTTTGAAAACAAGAAAACCGTTTTGGTATTCGCTTGCACCTGAACAATCGGCAAATATTTTCATTTCCCTAAATCCAAGCCAACGATTATTCTTTTCGTTCAGCAAATCGCCTTTGTATCTCAATCAAAGATTGGTTGCAATTCGTGTAAAGAAAAAAGACGTTGAAATTGTATCGGCATTGCTAAATTCAATCGTTTCTCTTTTGATTGTTGAATTAAATGGAGTTTCAAGAAACTTGGGAGCATTGGACTTGAACGCTGACTTTTTCAAGACAAAAATGAAAATTTTCGACCCAAGTTTACTAACTGAAAAACAAATAGAAAACATCCTCGGAAAATTTGAAACGCTTAACAAACGACAAATACAGGATTACGAAAACGAATACAAACAAAAAGACAGGATAGCTTTCGATGAAGAAATATTAAAATCTTACGGCTTTAAGACAGACTCTCTTCCACAATTGTATTCTATTTTGACCGAGACAATTAAAAATCGTGTAGAAATGAAAAACAGATAA
- a CDS encoding LptF/LptG family permease, which translates to MLTIIDKYILKRYLATFSAMLLMFIPIGIVIDVSEKINFMLENKVPFVEIAIYYYNFTIYFANSLFPIFLFLSIIWFTSKLANNTEIIAVLSSGISFTRFLRPYVIGASIVSVFVLLMGFFIVPKASEGFNNFRYTYLKTGGREAMRGDDTDVYRQISDTEFIYVNSFNPLSKIAFNFSLEKFKEQKLVYKITASRIKWNPKTRNYTMYDYTKRTVGVLNDKIEKAPEKLAKFNFDLEDLAPVVYIAETLTLNKLIKFIDKERKRGSSNINVYLVVLYKKFSVPVSAFILTIIAVSVSSMKRRGGMGINLAIGIALAFAFVFFDKIFGVLAEKSSIPPFLAVWLPNVGFGILAIYLLRNAKR; encoded by the coding sequence ATGTTAACAATAATAGACAAATACATCCTAAAAAGATATTTAGCCACGTTTTCGGCTATGTTGTTAATGTTCATACCTATAGGAATTGTTATTGATGTTTCGGAAAAGATCAATTTCATGTTGGAGAATAAAGTTCCGTTTGTGGAAATTGCCATCTATTATTATAATTTCACGATTTATTTTGCAAATTCCTTATTTCCGATCTTTTTGTTTTTATCGATTATCTGGTTTACTTCAAAATTAGCTAATAACACCGAGATTATTGCTGTTTTAAGTTCGGGTATTTCGTTTACCCGATTTTTAAGACCTTACGTGATTGGCGCTTCCATTGTTTCGGTTTTTGTTTTATTGATGGGATTTTTTATTGTTCCAAAAGCCAGCGAAGGCTTCAATAACTTTAGATACACCTATTTGAAAACGGGAGGAAGAGAAGCCATGCGAGGCGATGACACTGATGTTTACAGACAAATTAGCGATACTGAATTTATCTATGTTAATAGCTTTAATCCATTGTCTAAGATTGCTTTTAATTTTTCATTGGAGAAATTTAAAGAGCAAAAATTAGTTTACAAAATTACCGCAAGCAGAATAAAATGGAACCCAAAGACGCGCAATTATACGATGTATGATTATACCAAAAGAACAGTCGGGGTATTGAATGATAAAATTGAAAAGGCACCGGAAAAATTAGCGAAGTTTAATTTTGATTTAGAAGATTTAGCACCTGTGGTCTATATTGCCGAGACTTTGACTTTGAATAAATTAATCAAATTTATTGACAAAGAACGAAAGCGTGGCTCCTCGAACATCAATGTCTATTTAGTGGTTTTGTACAAAAAATTTAGTGTTCCGGTATCAGCCTTTATTCTTACGATTATTGCAGTTTCGGTATCATCGATGAAACGTCGAGGCGGAATGGGAATAAATCTTGCCATAGGAATTGCATTGGCTTTTGCCTTTGTTTTCTTTGATAAAATATTTGGAGTATTGGCAGAGAAATCGAGTATTCCCCCATTTTTGGCCGTTTGGTTGCCCAATGTTGGTTTTGGGATATTAGCCATTTATTTATTACGGAATGCAAAACGATAA
- a CDS encoding DNA methyltransferase — protein sequence MQTIGTTFKNIREERNLLLEDLTKKTGISKAVLSRIENGKRLPTREQVNQLCQYYKAEKNEIIVQWLSDKLVYEVQDEDFALEAMQVAEEKIKYGTNGYAHTNNYILSLNEHKQKRNIDDFVNKVVQGDCLEVMQLIPDKSVNMILCDLPYGTTQNKWDSVIDLKKLWVEYERIIKDDGAIVLTSQGIFTAKLILSNEKLFKYKITWIKSKSTNFLNAKKQPLRKHEDICVFYKKQPTYNPQMSEGEAYDKGIRKDQYTGSYGDFKPKHVKSNGERYPNDIVFYEEQNIDDFVYIKTAESEGTVYHPTQKPIELGRYLIKTFTNPGDIVLDNACGSGSLLLSAILENRKFIGIEKNEDVLLHKVKPTDYIKVCSDRIKEILKRKEVEESTLRLFKEPIAKYHTLNYEVK from the coding sequence ATGCAAACAATCGGAACAACATTCAAAAATATACGAGAAGAACGGAATCTTCTTTTAGAAGACTTAACCAAAAAAACAGGCATAAGTAAAGCGGTGTTAAGTCGTATTGAAAATGGTAAACGACTGCCGACAAGAGAACAAGTAAACCAACTTTGTCAATATTATAAAGCTGAAAAAAATGAAATTATTGTTCAATGGCTTAGCGACAAACTTGTATACGAAGTTCAAGACGAAGATTTCGCTTTGGAAGCAATGCAAGTTGCAGAAGAAAAAATAAAATACGGTACGAACGGGTATGCACATACAAATAATTATATTTTATCTCTAAACGAACACAAACAAAAAAGAAATATTGACGACTTCGTAAACAAAGTTGTTCAAGGTGATTGTTTAGAAGTTATGCAATTAATTCCTGATAAATCAGTAAATATGATTCTATGCGATTTGCCATATGGCACAACGCAAAACAAATGGGATTCAGTAATAGACTTAAAGAAACTTTGGGTAGAATACGAAAGAATAATAAAAGATGACGGAGCAATTGTTTTGACTTCACAGGGAATTTTTACAGCAAAGTTGATTTTGAGCAACGAGAAATTATTTAAATACAAAATCACTTGGATAAAATCTAAATCAACCAACTTTCTAAACGCTAAAAAACAACCACTTCGTAAACACGAAGATATTTGCGTTTTTTACAAAAAACAACCCACATACAATCCTCAGATGTCCGAAGGTGAGGCATACGATAAAGGTATTCGCAAAGACCAATATACAGGAAGTTACGGGGATTTTAAACCAAAACACGTAAAGAGCAATGGCGAACGCTATCCAAATGACATAGTATTTTACGAAGAACAAAATATTGATGATTTTGTGTACATTAAAACAGCAGAATCAGAAGGAACTGTTTACCATCCAACCCAAAAGCCAATTGAATTAGGTCGTTACTTAATTAAAACTTTTACAAATCCAGGCGATATTGTTTTAGATAACGCTTGTGGAAGCGGTAGCTTGTTGCTTTCTGCAATTTTAGAAAACAGAAAATTTATAGGTATTGAAAAAAATGAAGATGTATTATTGCATAAAGTAAAACCAACTGATTACATAAAAGTGTGTTCAGACAGAATTAAAGAAATATTAAAAAGAAAAGAAGTTGAAGAGTCAACTTTAAGACTTTTCAAAGAACCAATTGCAAAATATCACACACTGAATTATGAAGTTAAATGA